AACAGCCAATCAGGAGTCATacgtgctggaaactgaactctggtcttctgcaagagcatcatgtactcttaaccactcagccatctctccaggcaacctcataaatattttttaatttcacagcattatatatacattatgttaTATTTTGTATTGCTTTAATAACTTGATATCATAGCTTGagatttcaattattttatttttattgttgactTGTAAATtcctttctgaaacagggttttaGCCTTTTTATTCCAtgcaggaccccagcccatgatATGGCCTCAGACACCATAGAGTGGGTCTTAGCTCAGTTAAACTAAACCACATCACCTTTCTCAGATGTACTCAAGGATTTGTTTCTATGGGGATTCAAATCCTACCAAGTTAATAGGACTTCTCATCATCCCAGTCTTtaatgttttgctttgctttcattttaaaggcAGGCCTTCAGCTCACCGTATAGCTCAGGGTAGCCTTGAGCGGCCAttgccccagtgctggggtctCAGGCAGCACCACACAGGCATCGCCACACAGGTACCACCACACAGGCACCGCCACACAGGTACCACCACACAGGTACCACACCTGGATGCTGTGGCCTTGGTGGCCTGTTCTAAATTAAACCAAAGCCCCTAAGACTTTTttagttggaaaaaaaagaaaaatcacaagttgGGCTGGGGAAAGCCTCAGTGGGTGAAAACACGCCGCACAAACCTGACTGGAGCTCCACCCTGGGACTCACATCAAAGCCAgatgctgtgctgtgcccctGGAATCCTATGGCAagatctgaggcagaggcagggaacagCTGAAAGTTCAGGGGCCACTAACATGGAGCACGCTACACAGCAAAGTCATTGAGACTGTCAtcaaggtggaaggcaagaactgCTTcccaaagttatcctctgacccccccacacacacacacatcacaaatttaaaaaaaaaaaaaaacgatgacTTCATTgaggaataaatataaaagaattgcTTAACTATAATGGAAattgaaatgtttcctttttaagttgGGTCACGTTTCATGGGTGTGTATTATGCTACTGtatattctgttttatatttatattttgtgtgtgtatatatattatatatacttatatgtatatttgttatatattatattttaaacagttCATACTGCATTTCAAAATACCATTTaggctagggatatagctcaataGATTGCTTCCTACTATATGTGAAGATGTAGATtcctgcccccccaaaaaaataaaaataaaaacataaaatatgtttccttttagatttttaatgctaggaaaatatatttagatcatttccttattttatagtttaaagcCACTTGAAGTAGGTGAGCTAGGACCAGTGAgctggcccagcaggtaaaggtgcttgtcaccaagcctggtggCCAGGGATGGTGTCTGTAAAGGTAGATGGGGAAACCAGCCCCGCAAAGTTCTCTTCTGAGCCATCCATGCATGTTGGCACATGTACCCCCCATTAGCAATGCATGTTGGCACATGTACCCCTCCATTAACAATGCATGTTGGCACATgtaccccccccaaccccattaACAATACAactaaataactttttttaaagtgATCTAGAAAAAGATTCCCCCACGAATTGTGCCAGGTACCTTCCTCTAAAGCCAGACCCGCCTTTGTGTCTGCAGGCTCAGGCTCTTCTCCGCTGGCATGACAGTCATCAGTTCTGCAGCAGAAGTGGGCAGCCCACCCAGAAGAACATGGCAGGCAGCAAGCGAGTGTGTCCCTCCAATAAAATCATCTATTATCCACAGGTGGGGCCCGTGGGGGTGGAACATACCTGcagtcccagtgcttgggaggtgaaggctgcctgggctacttgagtactctcacaaacaaaacaaaacaaaataaaacaaaacaaggggctggagagacggctcagcagttgagagcactggctcttctggggggtttgattcctagcaaccacgtggCAGCTCGcaatcctctgtaactccagttccaggggatccaatgccctcttctggcctccccaggcacatcacgcacatacacacatgcagggaaaGCATTCATACATAAGTAAAAAATAGCCAGACACTGTggtcagcacctgggaggcagaagcaggttgtCTCCataagttcgaggccaccctAGTCTctataatgaattccaggacaaccagagctatgtagagaaaccttgtctataaataaataaataaataaataaataagattagtctcaattttttttctctcccttcgcTTTTTGAACGAGGGTCTCTATGtcaccctggctctcctggaatttgccatgtaaaacaaaaagagaagaaacagaaagttgGGGACAGCAGTCTGAGAAGGCTGTCTGTCATGGGGAAGGAAGCTTGTCTGCTTAAACGGTTCCCACAATCGTCCATTCCAGTTGCCCTCTAAGCCCCAAAGTGCCAGCATGTCAACTTCCACTCTTCTGTCCTAGATGGCGCCCGTAGTGATCACGCTGGTGTCCGATGGCGCCCGCTGCCTTCTTGCCCGCCAGAGCTCTTTTCCCAAGGGGTTATATTCTGCCCTGGCAGGTTTCTGTGACATAGGTAAGTTTAGGGGAGGAGCTGCCAGTGATGCTGGAAGATAACACACATCTCTCCTACTGCCACCATGGTTAGAGTCACAAGCATCCGTCCCTCTCATGTCCCAGAAAAGTATCCTGGAATTATATATAGTTTCCTGCATAACAGGGGCACAATCTCCAGCATGCAGCTTAGCTGGAAGAATTAACTGTACAGTGAATGCCCCTACCCCCACTGCCTCAGTTCTGtaatctttaatatatttttctcctctctgcatctttctctctgccctgccaTCAGCCCATCTTATTTTTCTGATGAACAAATTGCAGACATTAGTGTACTTCTCCCTGAGTCTTTCAGTACACACATTTTTCCCTCACACTTTTCTCCTTTAGTTTTCAGGGGGAAAGTCTAGAGGTGGTGAAAAGTAGCCCCACAGCCAGGCGAGGGCAGCAGGAGCCTCTCTCACTGCCCCACTCCCCTGCATTATAACTAACCCGCGCGGCTCCACTCCCCTGCATTATAACTAACCCCCACGGCTCCACTTCCCTGCATTATAACTAACCCGCATCGCCCCACTCCCCTGCATTATAACTAACCCGCATGGCTCCACTCCCCTGCATTATAATTAACCCACTAGACTTGAGCACTGGCTACACTCAGGGTCTGAttcctggtgctgggaactgagacTTGGGTTGCTCCCAGGAGGATCAGGATGCAGATAGATAACAATTTTCCTGCTCCAGGGATGTCTGGAATTAATCTGAACGTTTGCAGGTGAAAGTGTGGAAGAGGCTGTCCAGCGAGAAGTTGCAGAAGAGGTGGGCCTGGAAGTGGAAAACATACAGTACTCTGCGTCCCAGCACTGGCCCGTTCCCAACAGCTCACTCATGATCGCTTGTCATGCAACCGTGAAACCAGGGCACACAGAGGTAAAGTCTTAACTTTCCCTTGTACTGCTCTGTCCCCTTTGTCTGACAGCATGTATTTTCTGAGCACTTGTCTTGAGGAGTAATGTCTGGGTTATGTGGTGATATAGAGGATAATCACTACCCTGAAGGAATTTGCATTTGAGCAGGGAACAGATACCGTCATTATGAATCAGTTATGAAACAACTGACTTCCCTTCCAGCCGCTTTGTGGAAGTATAATCAACACAGAGTCTGTCATGaactggggtgtagctcagcagGTAGAGTGCTAGCATAACAAAGCCAGGGGTTCAGTCTTCAGCACCATATAAACCCAGCCTGGCGATACCCACTCACagccccaacacttgggaggtggaggcaggggatcagAAGTTTGGGACTAGACTACATGAgatccagttttgtttttaaagacatgtcTACAGATGTCTGTACACATAGAATGCATCTAACCTGCTGGGTTTGGAGATAAGCATGTATCAGGAATCAATGATAAGTCATTACTAGTTGGAACCTTCCCTCCATCAGTCATTACTCTCTGTCATAAGCTTACCCATTACTTTCCGTGCCCCACCCCCCATTACCTCTGTGGTAAGAGCATCTAACATAGCAGTAGTTTACCCATTATTTTCTGGTCTCCCCTTTCCCCTGTTCTAAGAGCCTTTAACATAAGCAGTAGCTTAATGTATTTAACACAGTGTTGCTAACTGTAGCTGTTGTACCGGCCtccagaacttactatgtaaagtGAAACTTTGTATCCTTTATTCGCTACTTCCCTATTCCCCTCCTCCCATGCCTTGGGAACAGGCActcctttcttgcttctttgtGTTTGACAATTTTAGAGTACACCTGCTGCAGAGACCTTACACAATTTGCATCAGGCTTTTTCTACTGAGCATGTCATCCAGGCCAATCTCCTTATTATAAATGTACAATtccccttcatttaaaaaatttagtaATGCCAGCCAGAGTAGCAGATGCCCATTACCTCagtacttaggaagcagaggaagtAAGATCCGGGACTTCCAGGCCAGTTTTGATTGACCTAGCAAGTTGGAGGTAACCTAGAACCTCTCCAAACACAGTAACAGCATCCTCAGTACCAGTGTGTGATCTGTATCTGTGGCACTTTCTCCATTAACAGACATTCAGACTGGTTTTCTATCATGGATGTTGTGGATGGTGTTGCAGTGACAGTAGGACTAGAGAGGTACTTGTGAGTCCCAGGTTGCAGTGCACTTGGATATCGGCTTGGAAGTGGGACCGCAGGATCAAATGATAGctcactttttaaagttttattttgagagaggatctcactgtgtatctctggtgggcctggaattcactatgtagaccaggctggcctcaaacttccagacatcctcctgcctctgcctccccaatgctgggattaaaagtgtgtgtcaccttatttatttatttttattatgacttCAATAGTTCCCCATAGTAGCTACACCGATTTACATTTCAGCCAATAATGTGTTATAGTCCCCTATTTTCAGGACctatttttgagtcagggacttactgtatgtagctcaggctagccttcaatTTACTATGTCACTCTGGCTTGCCGCAAACTTagggtcttcctgcttcaacttcccaagtgctagggttacaggtgtgtgccatcatgccaggcttctttgtttggtttgttttggtttgtacagggtttctctgtgtagacctggctgtcctggagcttgccctgtagaccaggctagccttgaactcagagatccacctgcctctgcccccctccccccccaggtgcttggattaaaagcatgggccaccacgcccagccttgttttgttttgtttttttgttttttgttttttttttaatggcagccATCTGatttacttacttttctattgttgtaaagagataccaaaacaacttataaaagaaagcaattaatcAGGGGCTTACTTAACAGTTTGAGAGGGTGAGTCCATCACTGCCGCAGACTACCCCCTTTctctggggtctcctatctgcgtgtgaacgggtctcttggttgcaggcaagcgaggatttggcgaatgactgcatgtattctcataaagtgaacaccagtgttataaaatccagagaacaaaggggtaggatgtcacagcaggcaaagtacattgaagttacttgacacaaaacagaggaatgacttcaaagggacttacaggagccaggtaatgtttacagttaagataaagcagttctgggggctggtgagatggctcagtgggtaagagcacccgactgctcttccgaaggtccagagttcaaatcccagcaaccacatggtggctcacaaccacccgtaacaagatctgacgccctcttctggagtgtctgaagacaactacagtgtacttacatataataagtaaagataaagcagttctgcctagagtcagctaaaGACTGGTAAGGATtacacaccctagtcacaatttgtgctactcctttgagccttgtgagagctagcaccaggggatTCTGCTCTAACAGACcctctcatgaataatgcaatacctaccacaacccccctatttcctaggctttGGTAAagacttgcatatgaaagtaatttggatgaaatgaagattccaaaagtacaccacgctaagcttgccctgagctaggactttggaacactggtggaaacttcacctatggtaaaaattcaatctttagaggcattataatactgaaagagagcatacaccatactaacatacAGATAGGGTTCgagtatatagattattggaaatgccaggattcTAGGAGGCTGAGTATCCTTGAAACTCCTTTTCTCAGGACtcgtccaggttttcagacctgttggggagtcactactggagtgggcgtggcacatCACAATCATcagaggaagcatggcagcaggcaggcagataggcaTGGCACTGGGGAAGTAGCTGAGGGATTACATCTGATTcataaaagggaggaagggagggagagagggaggaagggagagagagagagagagagaaccctaaTTGGGAATGACCTAGACTTTGAAATTCAAGACCCACCCTCCAGTggcatacctcctaatcctttctttttgttttgttttgtttttcgagacagggtttctctgtgtaaccctggctgtcctggaactcactctgtagagcaggctggccttgaactcagaaatccacctgcctctgcttcccaagtgctgggattaaaagcgagCGCCACCACTTCACGGCCTCCTAATCttttctaaacagttccaccaggtGGGAACCAAGCATTGAAACATATGAGCCAATAGAGGTCATTCTCATCCACACTGCCACACCATCTTAGGAGGTATGCAAGGTCTCTCCCAGTGTTGCTCTGGATTTCCCTGATTACTGACACTTGGTACTTTATTATACATTTGTTGGCCAtatgtgtttcttcttctcctcctccttctctctctcctcctcctctcctcttctccctcctcctcctcctcctcctcctcttcctcctcctcNNNNNNNNNNNNNNNNNNNNNNNNNNNNNNNNNNNNNNNNNNNNNNNNNNNNNNNNNNNNNNNNNNNNNNNNNNNNNNNNNNNNNNNNNNNNNNNNNNNNNNNNNNNNNNNNNNNNNNNNNNNNNNNNNNNNNNNNNNNNNNNNNNNNNNNNNNNNNNNNNNNNNNNNNNNNNNNNNNNNNNNNNNNNNNNNNNNNNNNNNNNNNNNNNNNNNNNNNNNNNNNNNNNNNNNNNNNNNNNNNNNNNNNNNNNNNNNNNNNNNNNNNNNNNNNNNNNNNNNNNNNNNNNNNNNNNNNNNNNNNNNNNNNNNNNNNNNNNNNNNNNNNNNNNNNNNNNNNNNNNNNNNNNNNNNNNNNNNNNNNNNNNNNNNNNNNNNNNNNNNNNNNNNNNNNNNNNNNNNNNNNNNNNNNNNNNNNNtcctggaactcacttggtagaccaggctggcctcgaactcagaaatctgcctgcctctgcctcccaagtgctgggattaaaggcgtgcgccaccacgcctggctgcagGTAAATGtcttgagttcaagggcagcttggtctgcaaagggagttctaggacaggtggggctacacagagaaaccctgtctcaacaacaaaaacaaaaagttataaacaatttcttcttttaagagcCATCTGCTAgagtgtttttgtctttttccagtGCTAGGGTCTGGACGCAGAACCTCAAAGGTGCATGGTACCGGCTGAGCTCCTATACATCCCGCTGTGCTGTTGAGCTGCAAGGGATCCTTACAGATTTTGGACATTAATTCTTTATA
The sequence above is drawn from the Mus pahari chromosome 8, PAHARI_EIJ_v1.1, whole genome shotgun sequence genome and encodes:
- the Nudt13 gene encoding nucleoside diphosphate-linked moiety X motif 13 isoform X4, which produces MEAELGGSFIKLRQALFQLNSVDSSLLFTAQALLRWHDSHQFCSRSGQPTQKNMAGSKRVCPSNKIIYYPQMAPVVITLVSDGARCLLARQSSFPKGLYSALAGFCDIGESVEEAVQREVAEEVGLEVENIQYSASQHWPVPNSSLMIACHATVKPGHTEIQVNLKELEAAAWFRLDEVVTALRRKGSLALQPSEASQLLLPPKLAVAHHLIKKWVETQSCSSLAA